A region from the Ptychodera flava strain L36383 chromosome 12, AS_Pfla_20210202, whole genome shotgun sequence genome encodes:
- the LOC139145044 gene encoding uncharacterized protein PF3D7_1120000-like isoform X2: MTSRASRNHGYSVTVSTGASDWAVSVGSKDSNRKLPQMATPRNTAAAHKTRRLGSPRTINSVAGAQTKFPPLSRRSLPDSRSIKNYNELQGALQITGIDTESPDGNTSPTRALTARSDTAKSEEIKDLQAKEKQYKSKIASLQKLVDQLKAELKTKQEENDSLQLKLQEVEQKYKKLYEDEKESHEKTKQELKDALELLKKKENQITELNSEHEKKIKEVTDKYENKLRELRIEKDREIAIRDQKLDSLKKKMAEALKDNSWERQQQLEELSKELARINEECRLLKSKMKALKVRDDNCQNCQALIKQVEEKKATIEGQEATIKQLATLCKKFELQLTQQEEFIILARRVQKHP; the protein is encoded by the exons ATGACCTCAAGAGCATCTCGTAACCATGGTTACTCCGTAACTGTCAGTACTGGAGCCAGTGATTGGGCCGTCTCAGTCGGATCAAAAGATAGTAACAGGAAACTACCACAGATGGCGACACCAAGGAACACAGCAGcagcgcacaaaacaaggcgtTTAGGGTCTCCCAGAACGATAAACAGTGTAGCCGGTGCCCAGACCAAATTCCCTCCGCTGTCAAGGCGGTCTTTGCCGGACAGCAGGTCaatcaaaaattacaatgaaCTTCAAGGTGCTTTACAGATTACAGGGATTGACACTGAAAGCCCTGATGGCAATACCAGTCCAACTCGAGCCTTGACTGCAAGGTCAGACACGGCAAAGTCAGAAGAGATAAAAGATTTACAG GCAAAAGAAAAACAGTACAAAAGTAAGATAGCATCACTACAGAAGCTTGTGGATCAGCTGAAAGCTGAATTGAAAACCAAACAAGAGGAGAATGACAGCCTTCAGTTGAAATTACAGGAAGTG GAGCAGAAATATAAGAAACTGTATGAGGATGAGAAAGAAAGCCATGAGAAAACCAAACAAGAACTTAAAGATGCGTTAGAACTTTTGAAAAAGAAGGAAAACCAAATCACTGAACTCAATTCGGaacatgaaaagaaaataaaagaagtAACTGACAAG tatgaaAACAAATTGCGGGAACTCAGGATAGAGAAAGACCGAGAAATAGCTATACGGGATCAGAAGTTGGAcagtttgaaaaagaaaatggctGAAGCCCTGAAGGACAATTCATG GGAAAGACAGCAGCAGCTGGAAGAGTTGAGCAAAGAACTTGCAAGAATAAATGAAGAATGCAGACTTCTGAAGTCTAAAATGAAGGCACTCAAAGTTAGAGAC GACAACTGTCAGAACTGTCAAGCTCTGATAAAACAAGTGGAAGAAAAGAAAGCCACTATAGAGGGCCAGGAAGCCACCATCAAACAACTTGCAAcattgtgtaagaaatttgaactTCAGTTAACCCAGCAG GAGGAGTTTATCATCCTTGCCAGACGTGTACAGAAACATCCATAG
- the LOC139145044 gene encoding structural maintenance of chromosomes protein 2-like isoform X1: MTSRASRNHGYSVTVSTGASDWAVSVGSKDSNRKLPQMATPRNTAAAHKTRRLGSPRTINSVAGAQTKFPPLSRRSLPDSRSIKNYNELQGALQITGIDTESPDGNTSPTRALTARSDTAKSEEIKDLQAKEKQYKSKIASLQKLVDQLKAELKTKQEENDSLQLKLQEVEQKYKKLYEDEKESHEKTKQELKDALELLKKKENQITELNSEHEKKIKEVTDKYENKLRELRIEKDREIAIRDQKLDSLKKKMAEALKDNSWERQQQLEELSKELARINEECRLLKSKMKALKVRDDNCQNCQALIKQVEEKKATIEGQEATIKQLATLCKKFELQLTQQDKLLKQWADSKGYDVGAVPNSKK, translated from the exons ATGACCTCAAGAGCATCTCGTAACCATGGTTACTCCGTAACTGTCAGTACTGGAGCCAGTGATTGGGCCGTCTCAGTCGGATCAAAAGATAGTAACAGGAAACTACCACAGATGGCGACACCAAGGAACACAGCAGcagcgcacaaaacaaggcgtTTAGGGTCTCCCAGAACGATAAACAGTGTAGCCGGTGCCCAGACCAAATTCCCTCCGCTGTCAAGGCGGTCTTTGCCGGACAGCAGGTCaatcaaaaattacaatgaaCTTCAAGGTGCTTTACAGATTACAGGGATTGACACTGAAAGCCCTGATGGCAATACCAGTCCAACTCGAGCCTTGACTGCAAGGTCAGACACGGCAAAGTCAGAAGAGATAAAAGATTTACAG GCAAAAGAAAAACAGTACAAAAGTAAGATAGCATCACTACAGAAGCTTGTGGATCAGCTGAAAGCTGAATTGAAAACCAAACAAGAGGAGAATGACAGCCTTCAGTTGAAATTACAGGAAGTG GAGCAGAAATATAAGAAACTGTATGAGGATGAGAAAGAAAGCCATGAGAAAACCAAACAAGAACTTAAAGATGCGTTAGAACTTTTGAAAAAGAAGGAAAACCAAATCACTGAACTCAATTCGGaacatgaaaagaaaataaaagaagtAACTGACAAG tatgaaAACAAATTGCGGGAACTCAGGATAGAGAAAGACCGAGAAATAGCTATACGGGATCAGAAGTTGGAcagtttgaaaaagaaaatggctGAAGCCCTGAAGGACAATTCATG GGAAAGACAGCAGCAGCTGGAAGAGTTGAGCAAAGAACTTGCAAGAATAAATGAAGAATGCAGACTTCTGAAGTCTAAAATGAAGGCACTCAAAGTTAGAGAC GACAACTGTCAGAACTGTCAAGCTCTGATAAAACAAGTGGAAGAAAAGAAAGCCACTATAGAGGGCCAGGAAGCCACCATCAAACAACTTGCAAcattgtgtaagaaatttgaactTCAGTTAACCCAGCAG GACAAACTATTGAAGCAGTGGGCAGACAGTAAGGGGTACGACGTGGGAGCTGTACCAAATAGCAAAAAATGA